In Methanococcoides sp. LMO-2, a single window of DNA contains:
- a CDS encoding DUF2110 family protein, with protein METAILNIKLYSNFERALNSAAFMLENELKDLDAGVILSVDPEGWLQLEILGEDDVFAANFLIDKYGTPVKSVENGSIYKGFISSIDDEGITVDIGTGVKVLPEALKVLGVGSVSQIASRFGLIPHLPVSVKIEGQDGMITGSFTREQVDLFWTWKKATTDRLIVNSVTRSELKAAIKKKGHGRDIYGIERLGILENAVVCREDTDGPGIVAEIGPLVKADIGVIRGTH; from the coding sequence ATGGAAACAGCAATTCTGAATATCAAATTATATTCTAATTTTGAACGTGCATTGAACTCTGCGGCGTTCATGCTCGAGAACGAGCTTAAGGACCTTGATGCAGGGGTCATACTGTCTGTTGATCCGGAAGGGTGGCTTCAGCTGGAAATCTTAGGTGAGGATGATGTGTTTGCAGCCAATTTCCTTATCGACAAGTATGGAACTCCTGTCAAAAGCGTGGAAAATGGAAGTATCTACAAGGGTTTCATTTCTTCCATCGATGATGAAGGGATAACTGTGGATATCGGTACTGGTGTAAAGGTCCTGCCTGAGGCTCTTAAAGTTCTCGGGGTCGGCAGTGTATCACAGATCGCTTCCCGCTTTGGCCTTATCCCACACCTGCCGGTTTCTGTGAAGATCGAAGGCCAGGATGGCATGATCACAGGCAGTTTCACCAGAGAACAGGTCGATCTTTTCTGGACCTGGAAGAAAGCAACCACTGACAGGCTTATTGTGAACTCTGTTACACGTTCCGAACTTAAGGCCGCTATCAAGAAAAAAGGACATGGAAGGGATATTTACGGCATTGAAAGGCTTGGCATCCTGGAAAATGCGGTAGTCTGCCGTGAAGACACCGATGGTCCCGGAATTGTTGCTGAGATCGGTCCTCTTGT
- a CDS encoding MarR family transcriptional regulator, whose protein sequence is MAKENPEYLFLQEKPTLALLAIWFYGRTYASVITKEINSTFAHTTKILSRMEEDGLVVFSVEGRIKYVELTEKGFNVVSLLKELIVSLGGELPDEYDLEGRHEVSEPELDPASTEIMEKIKKLRLKVETIYRELVSSDADEATTKRRLGPFSRELAMIGEMIDSAEVPVDDEVIDAFNATREVFLSLLNKNG, encoded by the coding sequence ATGGCAAAGGAAAATCCGGAATATCTGTTCTTGCAGGAGAAGCCAACACTTGCATTACTGGCGATCTGGTTCTATGGAAGAACATATGCCTCTGTAATTACAAAGGAGATCAATTCTACATTCGCTCACACGACAAAGATACTGTCAAGAATGGAAGAGGACGGTCTTGTGGTATTCAGTGTGGAAGGGCGTATCAAGTATGTTGAGCTGACCGAAAAAGGGTTTAATGTTGTTTCACTTCTGAAGGAGCTTATTGTATCTCTGGGTGGAGAACTTCCGGATGAATATGACCTTGAAGGCCGCCATGAGGTTAGTGAGCCAGAACTTGACCCGGCATCGACCGAGATCATGGAAAAGATCAAAAAACTGCGCCTCAAGGTTGAGACAATCTATAGGGAACTGGTGTCCTCTGATGCTGATGAAGCTACCACAAAGAGGAGGCTTGGACCTTTCAGCCGCGAACTTGCTATGATAGGCGAAATGATCGATTCTGCTGAGGTACCTGTGGACGATGAGGTCATTGATGCTTTCAATGCCACCAGAGAAGTCTTCCTGTCGCTTCTGAACAAAAACGGTTAA
- a CDS encoding tRNA (guanine(10)-N(2))-dimethyltransferase produces MKSTKVTEGTTTVLVPVPPEGVSFPPSEAPVFYNPHMELNRDISVVATLAYAKRLSAQKDIGISDISYVDTMSASGIRGLRIANEVGVSVTLNDWSDEAFELILENIELTGLSEIAEATCKNANVLMHERRFNIVDLDPFGSPAPYLDAATRSVVHLLEVTATDTAPLCGAHFNSGMRKYAAVPLNNEFHSEMGVRILLGKVARELAKHDKGMTPLLSHATRHYVRSYLQVKKGAKQADRTLRNLGFLVHCEQCGQRKFFNGIAAVINDTCPSCESNMQVAGPLWLGKLHEKEFCDEVLLEIESLELGQKVQGKKIIEACRDELDLPFFYDQHLMCKKLGVSAPAMDVFIEALRATGASVSRTHFTGTSFKTDADLDSINEVLRSL; encoded by the coding sequence ATGAAGAGCACAAAGGTCACCGAAGGTACAACTACGGTCCTTGTTCCGGTGCCTCCAGAGGGCGTATCTTTTCCGCCATCTGAAGCACCGGTATTCTATAATCCTCACATGGAGTTGAACCGCGATATATCCGTCGTGGCAACTTTAGCGTATGCAAAGAGGCTTTCAGCCCAGAAGGATATCGGGATATCAGACATAAGCTATGTTGATACCATGTCCGCATCGGGGATCAGGGGACTTCGTATTGCCAATGAGGTCGGTGTTTCAGTAACGTTGAACGACTGGAGTGATGAGGCCTTTGAGCTTATTCTTGAGAATATCGAACTTACCGGTCTTTCGGAGATCGCAGAGGCCACATGCAAGAATGCTAACGTGCTGATGCATGAGAGGCGTTTCAATATTGTGGACCTGGACCCTTTTGGAAGTCCTGCACCTTATCTGGATGCTGCAACACGGTCAGTTGTGCATCTTCTTGAGGTTACGGCTACTGACACTGCACCTCTTTGTGGTGCACATTTCAATTCAGGGATGAGAAAATATGCTGCTGTGCCTTTGAACAACGAGTTCCACAGTGAGATGGGCGTGCGTATTCTCCTTGGTAAAGTTGCAAGGGAACTTGCAAAGCATGACAAGGGTATGACACCTCTGCTTTCACATGCCACAAGACATTATGTGCGCAGTTATCTTCAGGTCAAAAAAGGTGCAAAGCAGGCCGACAGGACCTTGAGGAACCTTGGGTTCCTCGTCCACTGTGAACAATGCGGCCAGAGGAAGTTCTTCAACGGCATCGCTGCTGTTATAAATGATACCTGTCCTTCCTGTGAAAGCAATATGCAGGTGGCAGGTCCCCTGTGGCTTGGAAAGCTTCACGAGAAGGAATTCTGCGATGAGGTCCTTCTGGAGATCGAATCCCTTGAGCTTGGACAAAAAGTGCAGGGAAAGAAGATCATTGAAGCATGCAGGGATGAACTGGATCTCCCTTTCTTTTATGACCAGCACCTTATGTGCAAAAAGCTCGGTGTTTCAGCACCTGCTATGGATGTTTTTATCGAAGCGCTAAGGGCCACAGGAGCCAGCGTTTCGAGGACACATTTTACTGGTACTTCCTTTAAGACGGATGCGGATCTTGATAGCATAAATGAAGTCCTCAGGTCACTGTAA
- a CDS encoding XRE family transcriptional regulator yields the protein MTEKNSVGEKIRQFRETKEMSVEELAKESQSSVELIEKLEAGELIPSLTPLLKIARALGVRLGTFLDDMPQTGPVVVRNGASANVVRFSGKSRNPEESALEFHSLAADKQDRNMEPFIIDVHPFSHEEEHELSSHEGEEFIYVLSGNIEVTYGKENYELSAGDSIYYDSVVPHDVHATESEARILAVVYTPF from the coding sequence TTGACAGAAAAAAACAGCGTCGGAGAGAAAATACGCCAGTTCCGTGAAACAAAGGAAATGTCCGTGGAAGAGCTGGCAAAAGAAAGTCAGAGCAGTGTGGAACTCATAGAGAAACTTGAAGCAGGTGAACTAATTCCATCATTGACACCTCTTTTGAAGATCGCACGTGCACTGGGAGTACGTCTGGGCACATTCCTTGATGATATGCCACAGACCGGTCCTGTCGTCGTAAGGAACGGAGCTTCAGCCAATGTAGTTCGCTTTTCAGGAAAATCCAGGAACCCTGAAGAGAGTGCACTCGAGTTCCACTCACTTGCAGCAGACAAGCAGGACAGGAACATGGAGCCATTCATCATTGATGTCCATCCGTTCAGCCATGAAGAGGAGCATGAGCTTTCATCCCATGAAGGAGAAGAGTTCATCTATGTCCTCAGTGGAAACATCGAAGTGACATATGGAAAGGAGAACTATGAACTGTCCGCAGGAGACAGCATCTACTATGACTCCGTTGTGCCACATGACGTCCATGCAACAGAATCAGAAGCAAGAATACTTGCTGTAGTCTACACACCTTTCTAA
- a CDS encoding thioesterase family protein gives MFVTTVTPRFGDIDGLGHVNNTVLPEWFELARNPLFRMFQPDLDLSYEKWNLIMARIDFDFLGEMFFDGDVEIRTYVQRLGNSSFTLLHEAWQKGELKTKGTAVIVHYDFINKKSVPLPDDIREALSEHLVTD, from the coding sequence ATGTTCGTTACAACTGTGACACCAAGATTTGGCGACATCGATGGCCTTGGCCATGTAAACAATACCGTACTTCCGGAATGGTTCGAACTTGCAAGGAACCCTTTATTCAGGATGTTCCAACCTGACCTTGACCTGAGTTATGAGAAGTGGAACCTGATAATGGCAAGGATCGACTTTGACTTCCTTGGGGAGATGTTCTTTGACGGGGACGTTGAAATAAGGACCTATGTCCAGAGACTCGGCAACAGTTCCTTCACATTATTACATGAGGCCTGGCAAAAAGGTGAGTTAAAGACAAAGGGAACTGCCGTTATAGTGCATTATGATTTCATTAACAAGAAATCAGTCCCATTACCGGATGACATCAGAGAGGCATTAAGTGAACACCTCGTCACGGATTGA
- a CDS encoding AMP-binding protein, with protein MLFTESTIGEFFEEQVRNDPDRDFIVYPDRNLRFSYQDFNERVDDLAKGLMSIGITKGDHVGIWARNVPDWLTFLFATAKIGAVLVTVNTAYKSHELAYVMKQSDMKALAIVDHFRDVDYVETVYDLVPELKTCKRGKLKSEEYPNLESVIYIGQEKHRGMYNTSELLLLGTHIDRDELDRIKKTLNCEDVINMQYTSGTTGFPKGVMLTHKNILNNGYYIGERQKFTEEDRVCLPVPLFHCFGIVLGVLATLTHGGTLVMIELFDPLLVLAAVQKEKCTALYGVPTMFIAEFSHPMFEMFDMSSLRTGIMAGSPCPIEAMKKVIDEMNCKDITIAYGLTEASPVFTQTSTDDTIDRRVSTVGTSMDHIEVKIVDPETGEIVKPNEQGEICCRGYNVMKGYYKMPEMTEKAIDKDGWLHSGDLATVDEDGYYRITGRIKDMIIRGGENIYPREIEEFLYTIDGVKDAQVVGIPDEKYGEIVGAFVVLNEDSDLTPTDIRDYSLTKIARYKVPKHVFIVEEYPLTASGKVQKFKLRDLALELLENKDE; from the coding sequence ATGCTATTTACTGAATCTACTATTGGCGAGTTCTTTGAGGAACAGGTTAGGAACGACCCTGACAGGGATTTCATAGTCTATCCTGACCGAAACCTGCGCTTTTCATACCAGGACTTCAATGAAAGGGTCGATGACCTTGCAAAGGGACTCATGTCCATAGGTATCACAAAAGGTGACCATGTCGGTATATGGGCACGTAATGTCCCTGACTGGCTGACCTTCCTGTTCGCAACTGCAAAGATAGGGGCAGTACTGGTCACAGTGAACACCGCATACAAGAGCCACGAACTTGCCTATGTCATGAAACAGTCTGACATGAAGGCGCTGGCTATCGTTGATCACTTCAGGGATGTTGATTACGTAGAGACCGTCTACGACCTGGTGCCGGAACTGAAGACGTGTAAGAGAGGAAAACTCAAGAGCGAGGAATATCCAAACCTCGAGAGCGTCATATACATCGGACAGGAAAAGCACAGAGGAATGTACAACACATCCGAACTTCTTCTTCTCGGAACGCATATTGACAGGGACGAGCTGGACCGCATCAAGAAGACGCTCAACTGCGAAGATGTCATCAACATGCAGTACACTTCAGGAACGACAGGCTTCCCGAAAGGTGTAATGCTAACACACAAGAACATCCTCAACAACGGATACTACATAGGAGAGAGGCAGAAGTTCACAGAAGAGGACAGAGTGTGTCTCCCGGTTCCATTGTTCCACTGTTTCGGAATCGTTCTCGGTGTTCTTGCAACCCTTACCCATGGCGGAACCCTTGTGATGATCGAACTGTTCGATCCGCTCCTTGTACTGGCAGCTGTCCAGAAGGAGAAATGTACCGCACTTTACGGTGTCCCGACAATGTTCATCGCAGAGTTCTCACACCCAATGTTTGAGATGTTCGACATGTCCTCCTTGAGAACCGGTATCATGGCGGGATCACCATGTCCGATCGAGGCTATGAAGAAGGTCATCGATGAGATGAACTGTAAGGATATTACAATAGCTTACGGCCTCACAGAAGCATCGCCTGTGTTCACCCAGACAAGTACTGATGATACAATTGACCGCCGTGTAAGTACCGTGGGCACTTCAATGGACCACATCGAGGTCAAGATAGTGGACCCTGAGACCGGTGAGATCGTCAAGCCCAACGAACAGGGAGAGATATGCTGCCGTGGCTACAACGTAATGAAAGGCTACTACAAGATGCCTGAAATGACCGAGAAGGCCATTGATAAGGACGGATGGCTGCACAGCGGCGACCTGGCAACGGTCGATGAGGACGGCTATTACCGCATCACAGGCAGGATCAAGGATATGATCATCCGTGGCGGGGAGAATATCTACCCGAGGGAGATCGAGGAGTTCCTCTACACCATCGACGGCGTAAAGGATGCACAGGTAGTCGGTATCCCTGACGAGAAATATGGTGAGATCGTAGGTGCATTCGTGGTCCTCAACGAAGACTCTGACCTTACACCGACAGACATCCGTGACTACAGCCTTACAAAGATCGCACGCTACAAGGTCCCGAAACACGTTTTCATCGTTGAGGAGTACCCACTGACAGCAAGCGGAAAAGTTCAGAAGTTCAAACTGCGGGATCTGGCACTGGAACTTCTGGAGAATAAGGACGAATAA
- a CDS encoding thioredoxin family protein: MQDELIAEATDGNWEKLVEKEKLPVVVMFYLTTCPHCKAIDPYFKDYAEEFGKSCKFIKIDAEQNPWTAERYGVEGTPSFVFLCGGSVTLGLAGVSHPSVLKGHIEDFVKNGAKCAANVTKLKYDISLYE; this comes from the coding sequence ATGCAGGACGAACTTATCGCTGAAGCAACTGATGGAAACTGGGAAAAGCTGGTCGAAAAGGAAAAACTTCCGGTAGTGGTTATGTTCTATCTTACAACATGTCCGCACTGCAAGGCAATAGATCCCTATTTTAAGGACTATGCAGAGGAATTCGGCAAGTCCTGCAAGTTCATTAAGATCGATGCAGAACAGAATCCCTGGACTGCGGAAAGGTATGGAGTTGAAGGAACGCCCAGCTTTGTTTTCCTTTGTGGTGGAAGTGTGACTCTGGGACTTGCCGGAGTATCACATCCTTCAGTACTCAAGGGGCATATCGAGGATTTCGTTAAAAACGGAGCAAAATGTGCTGCTAATGTCACGAAACTGAAGTACGATATCTCTCTGTATGAATGA
- a CDS encoding formylglycine-generating enzyme family protein, whose product MKNELGVEVPLSVCKKAEEWGCYQGVKYVYPDGNYGGELPASSIGGGKKATRFEHINIANANKVYLVDGWVAFTSPLDADLNVPLNGVSKQIIKPGKSSIPSSASSSSSTSLPSSSNKTELDPMLSKGLGATDFETKLQEATRMWRENEEEKRKRNEGGKLWDELDEEERKRREEEFLKKWDEAEIKQLDDENLLEAWNEPEIEQLGEVFSQKKQEELPLNGFEDDKSRNEFSNASKDQVSDTHSNQIRENTLKKQVEDAKFSTKQEAVGKKMQKDARFHKENGKTAKKKKVDSRLHNKQGMSSKKQIADKRLKREKENAKEKRQDVVKPHKSMKGTLVKWMGVIVAVFLVVNFVLIPLIDDSEAVPSQYLEALDKNSIVTASENGNDEVANNEEVMALQEIPEKYINSIGMKFVLIPEGEFLMGSPDNENGRYYYREGPAHEVTIENTYYMGKYEVTQKQWAMVMGSNPSYSIGDNRPVEGISWDEVQDFVEKLNSMESTDKYRLPSEAEWEYACRAGTETRYYFGDNETYLSEYAWYSGDIYSAGHLNPNEWGLYDMHGNVYEFVQDEWHLDYEGAPDDGTAWNNGVPDLRTLRSGSLNADPNTCRSASRTSIESDLRRNNVGFRLVMDL is encoded by the coding sequence ATGAAGAACGAACTCGGGGTGGAAGTACCCCTATCTGTATGTAAAAAGGCAGAAGAGTGGGGTTGCTATCAGGGAGTTAAGTACGTTTATCCTGATGGAAACTATGGTGGTGAGCTTCCGGCATCAAGTATAGGTGGCGGCAAGAAAGCCACACGTTTTGAACACATTAATATTGCAAATGCTAATAAAGTTTATCTGGTGGATGGCTGGGTTGCATTTACATCGCCATTAGATGCTGATTTAAATGTTCCACTGAACGGGGTCAGTAAACAGATCATTAAACCTGGCAAGAGTTCCATACCGTCTTCAGCTTCTTCTTCCTCCTCTACTTCTCTTCCCTCTTCTTCCAATAAAACTGAATTAGACCCTATGCTATCAAAGGGATTAGGGGCTACAGATTTTGAAACCAAGTTGCAGGAAGCAACAAGGATGTGGAGAGAAAATGAAGAGGAAAAGAGAAAACGAAATGAAGGAGGAAAATTGTGGGATGAGCTGGATGAAGAAGAAAGAAAGCGTCGTGAAGAAGAATTCTTGAAAAAGTGGGATGAAGCAGAAATAAAGCAGCTTGACGATGAAAATCTGTTGGAAGCGTGGAATGAGCCGGAAATTGAGCAGCTTGGTGAAGTTTTTTCCCAGAAAAAGCAGGAAGAATTACCACTAAATGGATTTGAAGACGATAAGTCCCGTAATGAGTTTAGCAATGCTTCAAAAGATCAGGTTTCAGATACTCATTCTAATCAAATACGGGAAAATACACTAAAAAAGCAGGTTGAAGATGCTAAATTCTCTACGAAACAGGAAGCTGTGGGGAAAAAAATGCAGAAGGACGCCCGATTCCACAAAGAGAATGGCAAGACGGCAAAAAAGAAGAAGGTAGATTCCAGGTTACATAATAAACAGGGGATGTCTTCAAAAAAACAGATTGCAGATAAGCGTTTAAAGAGAGAAAAGGAAAATGCGAAGGAAAAGCGGCAGGATGTTGTGAAACCGCATAAATCGATGAAAGGCACTCTGGTTAAATGGATGGGTGTCATAGTAGCAGTCTTTTTGGTCGTTAATTTTGTTTTAATTCCCCTTATTGATGATTCTGAAGCAGTTCCATCTCAATATCTGGAAGCATTGGATAAGAATTCAATTGTTACTGCATCTGAAAATGGTAATGATGAAGTTGCCAACAATGAAGAAGTAATGGCTTTGCAGGAAATACCTGAGAAATATATCAATTCTATTGGTATGAAATTTGTACTTATTCCGGAGGGTGAGTTCCTGATGGGCTCGCCTGACAATGAAAATGGTAGATATTATTACAGGGAAGGGCCTGCCCATGAAGTGACGATCGAAAATACTTATTATATGGGTAAATACGAGGTCACTCAGAAGCAATGGGCTATGGTCATGGGTAGTAATCCCTCTTATTCTATAGGTGATAACCGTCCGGTTGAAGGAATTTCATGGGATGAGGTACAGGATTTCGTCGAAAAACTGAATTCAATGGAGAGCACGGACAAATATCGTCTTCCATCTGAAGCTGAGTGGGAATATGCCTGCAGGGCAGGTACGGAAACCAGGTATTACTTCGGGGACAATGAAACCTATTTATCAGAATATGCATGGTATAGCGGCGATATTTATTCAGCAGGGCATCTTAATCCTAATGAATGGGGCCTGTATGATATGCATGGTAATGTCTACGAATTTGTCCAGGATGAATGGCATTTAGATTATGAAGGTGCTCCGGATGATGGAACTGCCTGGAACAATGGTGTTCCTGATCTAAGGACACTGAGGAGTGGCAGTCTGAATGCAGATCCCAACACCTGTCGTTCTGCCAGCCGTACATCCATCGAATCGGATCTCCGTCGAAATAATGTTGGATTCCGCCTTGTTATGGATCTCTGA
- a CDS encoding MATE family efflux transporter, translated as MHAKDVMLGNESIGNLIVKLSVPAIVGLMVQALYNLVDTIFIGRGLGEQSMLGIAGISVAFPVQILMMAIALGVGIGGSSIISRSLGKKDILKAERTVANMITLVLVASIAFTALALVFLDPMLKVFGASDTVLPFANEYTRYIVIGTTFFTFSAAMSNAIRAEGNTRFAMAIMVLSSIANIILDPLFIFEFGMGVKGAAIATVISQVIGCIMVIYYYASSMSRVNLIIAYMRPDTGILSETISIGMSEFVFNVVESSLFLLFNQSLLFYGGDVAIAVFGIVIKVFMLTLMPIIGIKQGIQPIVGYNYGANEFARVKKTISLSNYIVTGICILSTVVVFLIPGQIMRIFSNDPQLIEMGITALKISFLMMPFIGYQVVATALLQSLGKSKGSLIVTLSRQIIFLPPLVIILPWFFGLNGIWISFPISDFLACVVAVLITRKEISMMKHENAEKV; from the coding sequence ATGCATGCTAAAGATGTGATGCTCGGAAATGAATCCATAGGCAACCTTATAGTCAAACTTTCTGTACCTGCGATCGTAGGACTGATGGTACAGGCACTATACAACCTTGTGGACACAATTTTCATCGGAAGAGGATTGGGAGAGCAGAGCATGCTGGGAATTGCAGGAATCTCCGTGGCTTTCCCGGTACAAATCCTCATGATGGCAATAGCCCTTGGAGTTGGGATCGGCGGTTCGTCCATAATCTCAAGATCTCTTGGGAAGAAAGATATATTGAAAGCCGAGAGAACGGTTGCCAACATGATAACACTGGTACTCGTAGCCAGTATTGCTTTCACAGCACTTGCTTTAGTATTCCTTGACCCCATGCTGAAGGTATTTGGTGCATCAGATACAGTACTTCCTTTTGCCAATGAGTACACCCGCTACATAGTCATAGGGACGACATTCTTCACATTCTCGGCAGCAATGAGCAATGCAATACGTGCAGAAGGAAATACGCGTTTTGCAATGGCCATCATGGTCCTGTCCAGCATTGCAAACATCATCCTTGACCCCCTGTTCATCTTCGAGTTCGGAATGGGAGTAAAGGGAGCAGCCATTGCCACTGTGATATCACAGGTTATCGGTTGTATCATGGTCATCTACTATTATGCAAGTAGTATGAGCAGGGTGAACCTGATAATAGCCTACATGAGACCGGACACGGGAATACTTTCCGAGACCATTTCCATAGGAATGTCAGAGTTCGTGTTCAATGTTGTGGAGAGCAGCCTCTTCCTTCTCTTTAACCAGAGCCTGCTGTTCTACGGAGGAGATGTGGCCATCGCGGTCTTTGGTATCGTCATCAAGGTGTTCATGCTGACACTCATGCCTATAATCGGAATAAAACAGGGAATACAGCCTATCGTGGGATATAACTACGGAGCGAACGAGTTTGCAAGGGTCAAAAAAACGATATCCCTTTCAAACTACATCGTCACAGGAATATGCATCCTAAGTACCGTAGTAGTGTTCCTCATACCGGGGCAGATCATGCGTATTTTCAGCAATGACCCGCAGCTCATAGAAATGGGAATCACTGCCCTGAAGATATCATTCCTGATGATGCCATTCATCGGTTACCAGGTGGTAGCCACAGCCCTGTTGCAATCCCTTGGCAAGTCAAAGGGATCACTTATAGTCACACTTTCCAGGCAGATCATATTCCTCCCACCGCTTGTGATAATACTGCCCTGGTTCTTCGGACTCAATGGCATATGGATATCATTCCCTATATCGGATTTCCTTGCCTGTGTGGTTGCGGTTCTTATTACAAGAAAAGAGATCTCCATGATGAAGCATGAAAATGCGGAAAAGGTATGA
- a CDS encoding tetratricopeptide repeat protein, which yields MSNDMKLVGMKRSDLKRKLLLPVSLLFLLMLLSVPVSASTVTEWVASGNDMLEEGDYEGALNAFDFAISLHQTHAAAWLGKGDAHYYLGDYEKAIEAYDNALQYDPNSMNAYAGKADSLIKLERYGEAWTIYDEATAIGADDAQIWYRKGRILYEFGQYAGSIEAYDTSLSIDQKFIYSYSGKGYSLLRMGSYSEALDNFETAIGLNEEYLVAWVGKADALYGLGLYEDAIAAYDHVISKDSEYVSAWSGKGYSLYEMGKYEDSIEAFDNAIAIESDYVKALSGKGFSLFALGEYEQAIEVFDAAIDADPNYAKAWAGRGDAYSELGFPEDALESYERSVEIFAGDADALYNLGRMLYDLGRYDEALAAFESVLEIEPDHSLALIGQGYSHYELGDHEDALESFEEALVIDPEDKGALEGKKMVEAQLKMGWLRSPLSIALILIAFSSLVVYFYYRKKKQDAK from the coding sequence TTGTCAAACGATATGAAATTGGTCGGAATGAAAAGATCAGATCTTAAAAGGAAATTGCTTCTTCCAGTTTCACTTTTATTTCTATTGATGTTGCTGTCGGTTCCCGTAAGTGCTTCTACTGTGACGGAATGGGTAGCAAGCGGGAATGATATGCTTGAAGAAGGAGATTACGAAGGTGCTTTGAACGCATTCGATTTTGCGATCTCATTACACCAGACACATGCGGCTGCATGGCTGGGAAAAGGAGATGCACATTATTATCTTGGTGACTATGAGAAAGCTATAGAAGCCTATGATAATGCTCTCCAGTATGATCCCAATTCTATGAATGCATATGCAGGCAAGGCGGATTCTCTCATAAAACTTGAGAGATATGGGGAAGCCTGGACTATTTATGATGAAGCAACGGCCATTGGTGCCGATGATGCCCAGATATGGTACCGGAAAGGAAGGATACTTTATGAATTTGGGCAGTATGCAGGGTCTATTGAAGCATACGATACTTCCCTGTCTATCGATCAAAAGTTCATCTACTCATATTCAGGTAAGGGTTATTCACTTCTTAGAATGGGCAGTTACTCAGAAGCACTCGATAATTTTGAGACTGCCATTGGCCTGAATGAGGAATATCTGGTTGCATGGGTAGGAAAAGCGGATGCTCTCTATGGTCTTGGGCTCTATGAAGATGCCATTGCTGCTTACGACCATGTGATCTCAAAGGACTCTGAATATGTTTCAGCGTGGTCAGGCAAAGGTTACTCTCTCTACGAGATGGGAAAATATGAGGATTCAATAGAGGCCTTTGATAATGCAATAGCCATTGAGTCGGATTACGTAAAGGCATTAAGTGGAAAAGGTTTCTCACTCTTTGCTCTTGGAGAATATGAGCAGGCTATCGAGGTCTTTGATGCAGCAATAGATGCTGATCCAAACTATGCAAAAGCATGGGCCGGCAGAGGTGATGCTTATTCTGAGCTTGGTTTCCCTGAAGATGCACTGGAGTCCTATGAAAGGTCTGTTGAGATATTTGCAGGTGATGCGGATGCTCTTTACAACCTTGGTCGTATGCTGTATGACCTTGGACGCTATGATGAAGCACTTGCTGCCTTTGAATCTGTTCTTGAGATCGAACCAGATCATTCCCTTGCACTCATCGGTCAGGGTTACAGCCATTATGAGCTTGGTGACCACGAGGATGCATTGGAATCCTTCGAAGAAGCTCTAGTCATTGATCCTGAGGACAAAGGAGCCCTTGAAGGCAAGAAAATGGTCGAGGCCCAGCTAAAGATGGGATGGCTCAGAAGTCCGCTTTCAATCGCATTAATTCTAATTGCTTTCTCTTCACTTGTGGTATATTTCTATTACCGGAAGAAGAAGCAGGATGCTAAATAA
- a CDS encoding 30S ribosomal protein S6e — MADFKVVVSDPKTKTYQFDITGAEANQFIGRAIGQTVDGSTVGLDGYTLTITGGTDNSGFVMSPDLPGSKRQKVLVARGVGYSAKAKGVRRRKFLRGREIATDLTQINTKVTGYGDKSIEDILGGGAEEEAPAEE; from the coding sequence ATGGCAGATTTCAAAGTTGTAGTTTCAGATCCAAAGACCAAGACCTATCAGTTCGATATCACTGGTGCTGAGGCAAATCAGTTCATCGGCAGGGCTATTGGCCAGACAGTGGATGGTTCAACAGTAGGTCTGGACGGTTACACCCTTACTATTACAGGCGGTACCGATAACAGTGGTTTCGTAATGAGCCCTGACCTTCCAGGTTCAAAGAGGCAGAAGGTCCTCGTTGCAAGAGGCGTAGGTTATTCAGCAAAAGCAAAAGGTGTACGCCGCAGGAAATTCCTTCGTGGAAGGGAGATCGCAACAGATCTTACCCAGATCAACACAAAGGTAACCGGCTATGGCGACAAGTCCATTGAGGATATCCTCGGTGGCGGCGCTGAAGAAGAAGCACCTGCAGAAGAGTGA